One window from the genome of Malus domestica chromosome 01, GDT2T_hap1 encodes:
- the LOC103444095 gene encoding protein ABIL2-like has translation MATSAMPVPRVASNFDEVSMHQSLLFSDSLRDLKNLRTQLYSAAEYFELSYTNDDQKHIVVETLKDYAIKALVNTVDHLGSVTYKVNDLFDEKVDEVSGTEFRVSCIEQRIRTCQEYIDHEGLSQQSSVIDTPKYHKRYILPVGETMHRGSRTKSKYQGCNLDDEDDWHQFRNAVRATIREIPPSTVSKGRSPSPSPQPPQRAGVFSFTSTMPKKELDKRTVSPHRFPLLRSGSLASRPTTPNKSRSTTPNSSRPTTPNLSNPRRRYPSEPRKSASMRLPAERDNGREVEQSPSKSKRLLKALLSRRKSKKDDMLYTYLDEY, from the exons ATGGCAACATCTGCAATGCCGGTCCCTCGGGTAGCATCTAATTTTGATGAGGTTTCTATGCATCAGAGCTTGCTCTTCTCTGATAGTCTCAGG gatttaaagaatttgagaacgCAATTGTACTCAGCGGCAGAGTACTTTGAACTATCGTACACAAATGATGACCAGAAACATAT AGTGGTGGAAACATTGAAAGATTATGCCATTAAAGCTCTTGTGAATACGGTGGATCATTTGGGTTCCGTTACATACAAGGTTAACGATCTCTTCGATGAAAAGGTGGATGAAGTTTCTGGCACAGAATTTCGGGTATCTTGCATTGAACAG AGGATAAGGACATGTCAAGAATACATCGATCATGAGGGTCTTTCTCAACAGTCATCGGTTATAGATACTCCTAAATACCACAAGCGGTACATCTTGCCAG TTGGTGAGACCATGCACAGAGGCAGCAGAACTAAATCCAAATACCAAGGATGCAACCTAGATGACGAAGATGATTGGCATCAATTTCGGAATG CTGTTCGCGCTACAATTAGAGAAATCCCACCGTCTACAGTCAG CAAAGGGCGTTCTCCGTCTCCTTCTCCACAACCTCCCCAGCGAGCTGgagttttttcttttacatCTACCATGCCCAAAAAGGAATTAG ACAAGCGAACAGTTTCGCCTCATCGATTTCCACTTTTACGGTCTGGATCTCTTGCAAGTAGGCCAACTACCCCAAACAAAAGTCGGTCAACTACCCCGAACTCAAGTAGGCCTACAACTCCAAATCTTTCTAATCCAAGAAGACGG TACCCTTCGGAGCCTCGGAAATCAGCTTCAATGCGATTACCTGCTGAAAGAGATAATGGCAGAGAGGTTGAACAATCCCCCAGCAAAAGTAAACGGCTCCTCAAGGCCTTGCTTAGCCGGCGCAAGTCAAAGAAAGATGACATGCTATACACTTATTTGGATGAATACTGA
- the LOC103444088 gene encoding EKC/KEOPS complex subunit PCC1-like, producing MAAAASDMADAQTQWEFSCDLEVDFESEESASIVYATLAVDKELQPDKVKRQMSVSNCKLSVHFEAVEARFLRASYSALLDALTLATKTIEEFGNGLEL from the exons ATGGCTGCAGCAGCTTCTGACATGGCAGATGCCCAAACCCAGTGGGAGTTTAGCTG TGACTTGGAGGTAGATTTTGAGTCCGAGGAAAGTGCTTCAATCGTCTATGCAACATTAGCTGTTGATAAGGAG TTGCAACCAGACAAGGTGAAGAGGCAGATGTCAGTTTCCAACTGCAAGCTTTCAGT GCACTTTGAGGCTGTTGAGGCGAGATTTCTTCGAGCATCATATAGCGCTTTGTTAGATGCATTGACACTCGCCACAAAGACAATCGAAGAATTTGGAAATGGATTAGAATTGTGA